GGCCGAGTACCGGCTCGTCGACGAGCACGTCTATGTCCGTGCCGACGCCGAGGCGTACGCGAAGCTGGCGGGCTTCCCCCTCCCGGACCCGGCCGGCCTGCCCCGGGAGGCCGGAGCCCTCGGGAAGGCCCTGAAGGGCGAGTGGCTGAAGTTCCCCGTCAAGGACTTCCGGCAGGGGAGGGGCGGCGGCGAGCGCGAGCGGCTCGGCGTGAAGGAGCAGCGGAAGTACGCCGGGCTGCTGGCGGGCGTCATCTCCCGCGAGGTCCGGTTCACGACCGCGCGGGGCACGGACGGCGCCGAGACCGTCAAGGCCACGGCCTCCCTCCGGGCCCTGGTGACCGGCCTGGTCGAGGAGGTGCGCCCGCTCTCGGGGAAGCTGCGGCAGCCCGGTGCGCTGCCCACGGCCAAGGAGCTCAAGGAACTGCCCGCCGAGAAGGTCACCGCCGACTTCTCCCTGAGGAACGGTGCGCTGGAGAAGGTCTCCGTCGACCTCGCGAAGCTGACGAGGAAGCCCGCGGTCACGACGTTCGGCCTGGAGCTGGCCTTCGGTGAGGGCGGGAAGGTCACGGCGCCCGCCGGGGCCCACGCCGTCACCGTCGAGGAGCTGATGGCCGCCCGTGTCGCGGGGGCCGGGAGGTCCCTCCTGGAGGAGGCGGGCGTCCCCGCCGGGGACGAGCAGTCCCCGGAGGAGTTCGCCGAGGAGTTCTCCGAGAAGTTCTCCGGGGAGTTCCCGGAGGAGTTCCCCGAGGAGGGCGTCGAGTTCAGCGAGGGCGGCAGCTTCTCCTGGAGCGAAGCGAAGGCGTGACGCCCCGGTGCCCGGCCCCCCCTTCCGGGGGTGCCGGGCACCGTCGTACCGGCGGACGCGCGGGGTCAGACCCCCGCCGCGGCCCCCGTCGCGGCGTCCTGCCGCTCCGTCCCCGCGAACTGGGTCCGGTACAGCTCCGCGTACCGGCCGTCCGCCGCGAGCAGCCCCTCGTGGGTCCCGCGCTCCACGATCCGTCCCCGCTCCACCACCAGGATCTGATCGGCCGCGCGCACGGTCGACAGCCGGTGGGCGATGACGACCGCCGTACGGCCCTCCAGCGCCTCGGCCAGCGCCTCCTGCACCGCCGCCTCCGAGGTGTTGTCCAGGTGCGCGGTCGCCTCGTCCAGGATCACCACCCGCTGCCGGGCGAGCAGCAGCCGGGCGATGGTCATCCGCTGCCGTTCACCGCCCGACAGCCGGTAGCCGCGCTCGCCGACGACGGTGTCCAGGCCGTCGGGCAGCGCCCGCACCAACTCGTCGAGGCGGGCCCTGCGCAGCGCGTCCCACAGCTCGTCCTCCTCGGCCTCCGGGCGGGCGAGCAGCAGGTTCTCGCGGACGGACTCATGGAACAGATGCCCGTCCTGGGTGACCATCCCCAGCGTCCGGCGCAGCGACGCGGTGGACAGGTCCCGTACGTCGGTCCCGCCGATCCGCACCGCGCCCGCGTCCACGTCGTACAGCCGGGGCAGCAGCGCGGCGATCGTCGACTTCCCCGCGCCGGACGAGCCGACGAGGGCGACCGTCTGCCCGGGTTCGGCGCGGAAGGAGATCCCGCGCAGCACCTCGTCGCCGCCCCGGGTGTCGAGCGAGGCCACCTCCTCCAGGGAGGCGAGGGAGACCCGGTCGGCCGACGGATAGCCGAACCGTACGCCGTCGAACTCCACCGACACCGGGCCGTCCGGCACCTGCCGGGCGTCCGGCTTCTCCTGGACGATCGGGTCCAGGTCCAGCACCTCGAAGACCCGCTCGAAGCTCACCAGCGCGCTCATCACGTCCACCCGGGCACCCGCCAGCGAGGTCAGCGGCGCGTACAGCCGGGTCAGCAGCAGGGCGAGCGCCACCACCGCGCCCGGTTCCAGGCTGCCCCGCAGCGCGTAGTAGCCGCCGAGGCCGTAGACCAGCGCGAGGGCGAGCGCGGAGACCAGGGTGAGGGCGGTGATGAAGACGGTCTGCGCCATCGCGGTGCGGACCCCGATGTCCCGGACCCGTCCGGCGCGCGCCGCGAACTCGGCGGACTCGTCCTGCGGCCGTCCGAACAGCTTGACCAGGGTGGCGCCGGGCGCCGAGAACCGCTCGGTCATCCGGGTGCCCATGGCCGCGTCCAGGGCCGCCGCCTCCCGCTGGAGCACGGCCATCCGCCGCCCCATCCGCCGGGCGGGCACCACGAACACCGGCAGCAGCACCAGGGCCAGCAGGGTGATCTGCCAGGACAGCGTGAGCATCACGGCGAGCGTCAGCGCCAGCGTCACCACATCGCTCACGACCGAGGAGAGGGTGGTGCTGAACGCGCGC
The nucleotide sequence above comes from Streptomyces clavuligerus. Encoded proteins:
- a CDS encoding ABC transporter ATP-binding protein; translated protein: METTAWIQLQSVMRAQGDRRALTRATVRRIAGFARPHRRPIGWFVLLSVVTALLAVATPVLAGRVVDTIVSQGERSTVVRLALIIAVIAVAEAGLGLVERRLSASLGENLILDLRRAVFDHVQRMPVAFFTRTRTGALVSRLNNDVIGAQRAFSTTLSSVVSDVVTLALTLAVMLTLSWQITLLALVLLPVFVVPARRMGRRMAVLQREAAALDAAMGTRMTERFSAPGATLVKLFGRPQDESAEFAARAGRVRDIGVRTAMAQTVFITALTLVSALALALVYGLGGYYALRGSLEPGAVVALALLLTRLYAPLTSLAGARVDVMSALVSFERVFEVLDLDPIVQEKPDARQVPDGPVSVEFDGVRFGYPSADRVSLASLEEVASLDTRGGDEVLRGISFRAEPGQTVALVGSSGAGKSTIAALLPRLYDVDAGAVRIGGTDVRDLSTASLRRTLGMVTQDGHLFHESVRENLLLARPEAEEDELWDALRRARLDELVRALPDGLDTVVGERGYRLSGGERQRMTIARLLLARQRVVILDEATAHLDNTSEAAVQEALAEALEGRTAVVIAHRLSTVRAADQILVVERGRIVERGTHEGLLAADGRYAELYRTQFAGTERQDAATGAAAGV